A stretch of Acropora palmata chromosome 9, jaAcrPala1.3, whole genome shotgun sequence DNA encodes these proteins:
- the LOC141892473 gene encoding uncharacterized protein LOC141892473 has translation MHLSAQPTASPTARRNDTTRPVLNAPPRGGFQTRRYLATLAGSNTDGSDASFITIAESDEDDTDLLHNDVVVNSLPRVQSQRPPLSSLGTTSTMTRATNVISQSSGNEKSY, from the exons ATGCATTTATCAGCACAGCCAACAGCATCGCCAACTGCCAGAAGAAATGATACCACCCGTCCTGTGCTTAATGCACCACCAAGAGGTGGAT ttCAAACAAGAAGATATCTTGCAACATTAGCAGGAAGTAATACAGATG gttcagATGCTAGTTTTATTACAATAGCAGAGAGCGATGAGGATG ATACTGATTTGCTACACAATGATGTGGTTGTTAACTCACTTCCTCGAG TGCAAAGTCAAAGACCGCCATTGAGTTCACTGGGAACTACATCAACAATGACAAGGGCCACAAATGTGATTTCACAAAGTTCAGGTAATGAAAAAAGTTACTGA
- the LOC141891550 gene encoding uncharacterized protein LOC141891550, protein MTLDKLPGIRGDLMRTDPEWEKWDFAKLNEAVRLWTRRNPIDTKSHERDLGERRNQKWDRSRKLYQARGQDFKRRECVYCGDVSHKPSNSQKITKIEERRATLAQKNLCFNCIAPNHRAAECFSKATCQHCKKRHHTSICDGNLTPKDGTKDKNTLMTASGSNEGILPIIPIKVDGIRCRALIDTGAGSSYASGKLIDLLKKKPCETKTRRVDMLISSQVTKLEVYDTLVESLDGDFSMSVKLTKVHKGELLTVDNPHYQQLIDNYSHLRGITIDDLDPKGELPVHVVLGSGEYARIKTETKPHIGKDGEPIAEKTKLGWFIMSPGQEFDCNRMMLTQTSQTDYEELCRMDVLGLADSSEHDQLAVYREFKEQLVRNQEGWYETGLPWRGNHPLLPSNEQGSLRRLTGLSQKLERHGLTAEYDQIIREQKQQRIIEDCPLEPTGTEFYIPHKPVIREEAASTKLRVVYDASATAHACAPSLNECLYSGPPLENKLWDVLVRQRFHPVAIFGDIQKAFLQIRIKENERDALRFHWRMNEHSNLETYRFTRALFGLTCSPFLLGGVIEQHLQSWESELPEVVAALRKSLYVDDLLNGGQTVEEARKRKSTAIEIFDDAKFVLHKWNSNVAELEETHDRENGDGELSFAKQQLGAQMSESKVLGLPWNKQLDTLTVTFPLDKIPSTKREVLKKLAKVYDPLGLTSPVTLQGKLIYRDICNQKLPWDAQLTTNLTERVKKWEQTLPTGVTVPRPVMNYREPVLSLELHAFGDASTQGVGAAVYTVVQQSSGTTQRLVAARAQLAKQGLTVPRLELVYAHMATNLVVNLLNALNDLPSQRVYAWLDSTVALHWIRGSGEYKQFVSNRVEKIRQRPEIEWRHVPTQDNPADLASRGGGITSLWLNGPEWLSNKENWPPNPVTSASVATEEEAKVIREVLKTSQTKESADVMDQLLEMHDLRRALRVNTWVARFIHNCRGRQKLSGPLSKSEIDNVKRRWILLVQQRDKLQPHFEQTQKALNLQTNASGLLVCHGRIQEKYPVYLPIKAVLTRKLVQKVHRETLHGGVGLTMAAVREQHWVPKLRSLVKSVRSECYGCRRFTATPITAPAPGPLPEDRTGVGAAFEVVGVDFAGPIRYKQSKKSEKKAYLTIFTCSLSRAVRLELLPSLETDEFIACLKRFIARRGRPRVIYSDNGGTFIKTSKWLRQLRKDERLQGLLDECEINWKFNLSRAPWWGGQFECLIGVVKSAMYKVIGGGILTWDELSEVLLDVETQINRRPLSYVEDEVELPILTPSSFLFQRTNQIPEQDTWRIRDPDLRKRAKYLKTCKANLWKRWKREYLSALRERHNLTHKEPKFKPKVGDVVIIKTDNKNRGTWPLAIVSATYPGKDGIIRAVELKTAHGTIERPVQHLFPLEIACDKDTVRDTSTDGTPAPLNPSATDFRPRRDAAVAARTRIQELKGFELD, encoded by the coding sequence ATGACCCTTGACAAATTGCCTGGAATTCGTGGGGACCTTATGCGTACGGATCCGGAATGGGAAAAATGGGACTTCGCGAAACTCAATGAGGCCGTCCGTTTGTGGACAAGAAGGAATCCTATCGACACGAAGTCACATGAGAGAGATCTGGGTGAGCGGCGAAATCAGAAGTGGGATCGATCACGCAAGCTCTACCAAGCGCGTGGGCAAGACTTCAAACGCAGAGAATGCGTTTACTGTGGGGATGTGAGTCACAAACCATCGAACTCTCAAAAGATTACTAAAATCGAAGAAAGAAGAGCAACACTAGCGCAGAAGAATTTGTGCTTTAATTGTATCGCACCCAATCATCGCGCCGCGGAATGCTTCAGCAAAGCTACGTGTCAACATTGCAAAAAACGACACCACACGTCAATATGCGACGGTAACCTTACGCCCAAAGATGGAACGAAGGATAAAAATACCCTGATGACAGCAAGCGGAAGTAACGAAGGAATATTGCCGATAATCCCAATCAAAGTTGACGGGATAAGATGCCGCGCGCTGATCGACACTGGGGCCGGAAGTTCTTACGCTTCAGGAAAGCTAATAGATCTACTTAAGAAGAAACCCTGTGAAACTAAAACAAGACGAGTGGACATGCTTATAAGTTCCCAAGTAACAAAGCTAGAAGTGTACGATACACTAGTTGAATCATTGGACGGGGATTTCAGCATGAGTGTCAAACTTACTAAGGTTCACAAAGGAGAACTGTTAACTGTTGATAATCCGCACTATCAACAATTAATCGACAACTACAGTCATTTGCGAGGAATTACGATTGACGACTTGGACCCGAAGGGAGAACTTCCTGTGCACGTGGTACTAGGGAGTGGTGAATATGCACGaatcaaaacagaaacaaagccGCACATTGGCAAAGATGGAGAACCAATTGCTGAGAAAACGAAGCTGGGGTGGTTCATAATGTCGCCTGGACAAGAATTCGACTGTAATCGCATGATGTTAACTCAAACCAGTCAAACTGATTATGAAGAACTTTGTCGTATGGATGTCTTAGGTTTGGCAGATTCCTCAGAGCACGACCAACTAGCGGTCTACCGCGAGTTCAAGGAACAGCTGGTGAGGAACCAAGAGGGATGGTACGAGACAGGTCTACCATGGCGTGGAAATCACCCCCTGTTACCCTCTAACGAGCAAGGAAGTCTTCGCCGTCTAACTGGCCTGAGCCAGAAACTCGAGCGTCATGGCTTGACAGCTGAGTACGATCAAATCATTCGAGAACAGAAGCAACAAAGAATCATTGAAGACTGCCCTCTTGAGCCTACGGGAACTGAATTCTACATTCCCCACAAGCCTGTAATACGCGAGGAAGCTGCGAGCACTAAACTACGAGTAGTGTACGACGCCTCAGCCACAGCTCACGCGTGCGCTCCATCTTTGAACGAATGTTTATACTCAGGCCCTCCGCTAGAAAACAAGTTATGGGACGTCTTGGTTCGACAACGGTTTCACCCTGTGGCGATATTCGGCGACATCCAGAAAGCCTTCTTGCAGATACGAATCAAGGAAAATGAGCGTGACGCACTTCGCTTCCACTGGCGAATGAACGAACACTCAAATTTAGAGACTTACAGATTCACACGTGCTTTATTCGGTTTGACTTGCTCGCCTTTCCTCCTAGGGGGAGTCATCGAACAGCATTTGCAGTCATGGGAGAGTGAATTGCCGGAAGTTGTTGCTGCACTACGCAAAAGCTTATACGTGGACGATCTACTGAATGGTGGTCAGACCGTTGAAGAAGCCCGAAAACGTAAGAGCACTGCCATTGAGATATTTGATGATGCAAAGTTTGTACTACACAAATGGAACTCCAACGTGGCCGAATTAGAAGAGACACATGACCGAGAAAATGGGGACGGCGAGCTATCGTTCGCCAAGCAGCAGTTAGGTGCGCAGATGAGCGAATCCAAGGTACTTGGGTTACCATGGAATAAGCAATTGGATACACTGACCGTGACCTTTCCTCTTGACAAAATACCATCAACCAAGAGAGAAGTGCTCAAGAAGTTAGCTAAAGTCTATGACCCTCTGGGTTTGACATCACCAGTCACGTTGCAAGGGAAGTTGATTTACCGAGACATCTGCAACCAGAAACTGCCATGGGACGCGCAACTCACTACAAACCTTACTGAGAGAGTGAAGAAGTGGGAACAGACCCTACCGACTGGTGTGACGGTGCCACGTCCTGTGATGAACTATAGAGAACCTGTTCTAAGTTTGGAGTTACACGCTTTTGGCGATGCAAGCACACAGGGAGTAGGTGCTGCCGTTTACACTGTAGTACAACAATCAAGTGGAACTACCCAACGCCTGGTAGCAGCCAGAGCCCAGCTAGCCAAACAGGGACTTACAGTGCCTCGCCTGGAGTTGGTCTATGCCCACATGGCAACAAATCTGGTGGTTAATTTACTGAACGCGTTAAATGACCTCCCCAGCCAGAGAGTCTATGCCTGGTTAGACAGCACAGTCGCCTTGCACTGGATTCGCGGCAGCGGAGAGTATAAGCAGTTCGTGAGCAACCGAGTTGAGAAGATTCGCCAGCGTCCTGAGATCGAATGGAGACATGTGCCAACACAGGATAACCCAGCCGACTTAGCAAGTAGAGGAGGAGGAATTACTAGTCTATGGCTCAATGGGCCTGAATGGCTTTCCAACAAGGAAAATTGGCCCCCCAATCCAGTGACGTCCGCATCAGTAGCAACAGAGGAAGAAGCTAAGGTGATCAGGGAAGTACTCAAAACTAGCCAAACTAAAGAATCTGCCGATGTCATGGATCAGCTACTGGAGATGCACGACCTCCGCCGCGCTCTGCGAGTGAATACCTGGGTTGCAAGATTCATACATAACTGTAGAGGAAGACAGAAACTATCAGGTCCCTTGTCGAAGTCTGAGATCGACAACGTGAAACGAAGATGGATACTACTAGTTCAGCAGCGGGATAAACTACAGCCTCACTTCGAACAGACACAGAAGGCACTTAACTTGCAGACCAATGCCAGTGGCCTACTGGTATGCCATGGACGAATTCAAGAGAAATACCCAGTTTACTTGCCGATAAAAGCTGTTCTTACCCGAAAGTTGGTTCAGAAGGTGCACCGCGAAACTCTCCACGGCGGTGTCGGCTTAACAATGGCAGCAGTCAGAGAACAGCACTGGGTCCCCAAACTACGAAGCCTTGTCAAATCTGTACGAAGTGAGTGCTATGGCTGTAGGAGGTTCACAGCTACGCCTATTACTGCCCCAGCACCAGGACCACTCCCCGAAGATCGCACTGGCGTTGGAGCGGCATTTGAAGTTGTTGGGGTGGATTTCGCTGGACCCATCAGGTACAAACAAAGCAAGAAGAGTGAGAAGAAGGCCTATTTAACCATTTTCACCTGCAGCCTGTCTAGGGCCGTTCGTCTTGAATTACTTCCAAGTCTAGAGACCGACGAATTCATCGCCTGTCTGAAGCGGTTCATAGCTCGCCGAGGCAGACCACGAGTGATTTATTCAGACAATGGGGGCACCTTTATTAAAACCAGCAAGTGGCTTCGTCAGCTACGCAAGGACGAGCGCCTCCAAGGCCTCCTCGATGAGTGTGAAATCAATTGGAAGTTCAACTTAAGCCGCGCTCCGTGGTGGGGTGGGCAGTTCGAGTGCTTAATCGGAGTTGTAAAGTCAGCCATGTATAAGGTCATTGGGGGAGGTATACTAACCTGGGACGAACTCAGTGAGGTACTGCTCGATGTGGAGACACAGATAAATCGACGGCCATTGAGTTACGTCGAGGACGAAGTAGAATTGCCAATCCTCACCCCCTCAAGTTTCCTGTTCCAGCGCACCAACCAGATACCGGAACAAGACACGTGGCGAATTAGAGATCCAGACCTCAGAAAACGCGCAAAATACTTGAAGACCTGCAAGGCTAACCTTTGGAAACGATGGAAAAGGGAGTACCTGTCAGCCCTACGAGAGCGTCACAACTTGACCCATAAAGAACCGAAGTTCAAACCTAAAGTTGGAGATGTGGTCATCATCAAGACTGATAACAAGAATCGAGGGACCTGGCCACTAGCCATAGTGAGTGCGACCTACCCCGGGAAAGATGGAATTATTCGCGCCGTGGAACTCAAGACCGCACACGGTACAATAGAACGACCCGTTCAGCACCTATTCCCACTAGAGATTGCCTGTGACAAGGATACTGTTCGCGACACGTCCACGGATGGGACTCCTGCACCGCTGAACCCAAGCGCAACAGATTTCAGGCCGCGACGAGACGCTGCAGTCGCTGCGAGAACCAGGATCCAAGAGCTGAAAGGATTTGAGCTCGATTAA